A section of the Acidobacterium capsulatum ATCC 51196 genome encodes:
- a CDS encoding ABC transporter permease codes for MRFWEALKISLQSLWANKMRTVLTLIGVIIGVSSVITVITLTNGVNKYVATKVYGYGANVFTVGKEPQVILSYAEYLKYQKRKDFTMADYEAVQQLCHACKQVGALIDSSGSVVAGKKSSTNTDIRGWTWNMLEISNLNIATGRAFIPSDQTYARHVAVIGYDIQHDLLGMGVNPIGQQIRVDGEPYTVIGVAEKQGSTLGQSQDNFVAVPLTTFEHTYGTGQSVTLSIQAPATGAPLDAATQEVQTIMRVRRHDRPGEPDDFSIDTNSSFIGLWKSISSTILIVIVGVTSISLVVGGIVIMNIMLVSVTERTREIGVRKALGARSSDVLMQFMIESATMSTIGGAIGIAIGVGAAYLVTALVHFPSSVQLWSVLLALFVSSGIGMFFGVYPASRAAKLDPIVALRSEL; via the coding sequence ATGAGATTCTGGGAAGCGCTCAAGATATCGCTGCAGTCGCTGTGGGCTAACAAGATGCGCACGGTGCTTACGCTGATTGGCGTGATCATTGGCGTTTCCTCAGTGATTACCGTCATCACGCTCACCAACGGAGTGAACAAGTACGTCGCCACCAAGGTGTATGGCTATGGCGCCAATGTGTTCACTGTGGGCAAAGAGCCGCAGGTGATTCTGAGCTATGCGGAGTATCTGAAATACCAGAAGCGTAAAGATTTCACGATGGCCGATTATGAGGCCGTGCAGCAGCTTTGCCATGCGTGCAAGCAGGTGGGCGCGCTGATTGACTCGTCAGGCTCAGTGGTAGCGGGCAAAAAATCGAGCACGAACACGGATATTCGGGGCTGGACGTGGAATATGCTCGAAATCTCGAATCTGAATATCGCGACCGGGCGAGCGTTTATTCCTTCCGACCAGACGTATGCACGTCATGTGGCCGTGATTGGCTACGACATTCAGCATGATCTGCTGGGCATGGGCGTGAATCCCATCGGGCAGCAGATTCGCGTGGATGGCGAGCCCTACACGGTGATTGGTGTGGCGGAGAAACAGGGTTCGACGCTGGGGCAGAGCCAGGACAACTTTGTTGCCGTACCGCTCACGACCTTTGAGCACACCTATGGCACGGGGCAGAGCGTTACGCTCTCGATTCAAGCGCCAGCCACGGGCGCGCCGCTCGATGCGGCCACGCAGGAGGTGCAGACCATCATGCGTGTGCGCAGACACGACCGGCCGGGCGAGCCGGATGATTTCTCGATCGACACGAATTCAAGTTTCATCGGCTTGTGGAAGAGCATCAGCTCGACAATTCTGATTGTGATTGTGGGCGTGACTTCGATTTCGCTGGTGGTGGGCGGCATCGTCATCATGAACATCATGCTGGTCTCAGTCACCGAGCGCACGCGCGAGATTGGGGTGCGCAAGGCGCTGGGCGCGCGATCAAGCGATGTGCTGATGCAATTCATGATTGAGTCGGCCACCATGTCGACCATAGGCGGAGCTATCGGCATTGCCATTGGTGTGGGCGCGGCTTACCTGGTGACGGCGCTGGTGCATTTTCCGTCGTCGGTGCAGTTGTGGTCGGTGCTGCTGGCGTTGTTTGTGTCCAGCGGCATTGGCATGTTCTTTGGTGTTTACCCGGCCAGCCGCGCCGCCAAACTGGACCCGATTGTGGCCCTGCGGTCAGAACTGTAA
- a CDS encoding ABC transporter permease: MAFDTLRNNKLRSGLTVLGIVIGVTTVIAISSIINGLNNNVSSLVSSFGTNLFWVYRMPLIQTSRPSPEMLNRPKLTVQEAEDMAHLPGVVAVDAGMRYNPAFQPGDIGVRYGKKKVAGTILQGDMASLAQTEDLHLLAGRMFTPEEANRHANVVILSHDTAAQLFDPIQSAVGKEVQIGGEVFTVIGVFDKTKSVFGGSGKNPEDNKATFPDGTFRKLHPEEDDYFIEVKYSSDKVKALVQDEIESVLRRDRRLRADQPDNFVISSPDAITRLWTQITGGIALFMVAISSLGLMVGGVGVMNIMLVSVTERTREIGVRKAIGATRGNIMMQFTTEATTLCAIGGLIGIAIGGLITLALRLMLPATMSTFWSLTGFLGSCAIGLVFGIYPAWKAAHLDPIEALRYE, from the coding sequence ATGGCGTTCGATACCCTGCGCAACAACAAGCTGCGCTCGGGGCTCACCGTGCTGGGCATTGTGATTGGCGTGACGACGGTGATTGCCATTTCATCGATCATCAATGGGCTGAACAACAATGTTTCGAGCCTGGTCAGCTCATTTGGCACCAATCTGTTCTGGGTCTACCGCATGCCGTTGATTCAAACCTCGCGGCCTTCGCCCGAGATGCTGAACCGGCCCAAGCTCACCGTGCAGGAAGCCGAAGATATGGCGCACCTGCCGGGCGTGGTGGCCGTGGATGCGGGCATGCGCTACAATCCGGCTTTTCAGCCGGGAGACATTGGCGTGCGCTACGGCAAGAAGAAGGTCGCCGGGACGATTCTGCAAGGCGATATGGCCAGCCTGGCGCAGACGGAAGATCTGCATCTGCTGGCCGGACGCATGTTCACGCCAGAAGAGGCCAACCGGCATGCGAATGTGGTGATCCTGAGCCACGACACCGCAGCGCAACTGTTTGACCCCATTCAGAGCGCAGTCGGCAAAGAGGTGCAGATTGGCGGCGAGGTCTTCACTGTGATCGGCGTCTTTGACAAGACGAAGTCGGTGTTTGGCGGCAGCGGCAAGAATCCGGAAGACAACAAGGCGACGTTTCCGGATGGCACCTTCCGCAAGCTGCATCCCGAGGAGGACGACTACTTCATTGAAGTGAAGTATTCGAGCGATAAGGTGAAGGCCCTGGTGCAGGATGAGATCGAAAGCGTGCTGCGCCGCGACCGGCGGCTGCGCGCCGACCAGCCGGACAACTTTGTGATTTCATCGCCTGACGCGATCACTCGCCTGTGGACGCAGATCACGGGCGGTATTGCGCTCTTTATGGTGGCCATCTCAAGCCTGGGGCTGATGGTAGGAGGCGTGGGCGTGATGAACATCATGCTCGTCTCCGTAACGGAGCGCACCCGCGAGATTGGCGTGCGCAAGGCCATTGGCGCGACGCGCGGCAACATCATGATGCAGTTCACGACCGAGGCGACGACGCTGTGCGCCATTGGCGGGCTGATTGGCATTGCCATTGGCGGCCTGATTACGCTGGCGCTGCGGCTGATGCTGCCGGCAACGATGTCCACTTTCTGGTCGCTGACGGGATTTCTGGGTTCGTGCGCGATCGGGCTGGTGTTTGGCATTTATCCGGCATGGAAGGCGGCGCATCTCGACCCCATTGAGGCGCTGCGCTACGAGTAG